From the genome of Cognaticolwellia beringensis, one region includes:
- a CDS encoding MbnP family protein translates to MTKSNNSKVNKSKIFISVLILVLVLVVISVWLRPSPQDLTLRFHPFVGNKPLVLNTQSYKNPGGNGEFSIRDFQLFISNIRLSFPGNSISEQESYHLIRFDGNKAFHQMVIPKIEISNLNQLTFGVGIDPKANGTLMFSGDLDPNSRMAWNWQVGYKFLLLEGTLTINNNPLPLVYHIGFDESYTELNFDISDETISKDGVINLKIDLLRLFQNSAPERRKLEKTLLTINLEYIDMSEMPHVKFYPEDVRVIAKGFHKFISLM, encoded by the coding sequence ATGACTAAATCTAACAACAGCAAAGTTAACAAGAGCAAAATTTTTATTAGTGTATTAATACTAGTACTTGTATTAGTGGTGATTTCAGTTTGGCTTCGCCCTTCTCCACAAGACTTAACTTTGCGCTTTCACCCCTTTGTTGGCAATAAACCTTTGGTGCTGAACACTCAAAGCTATAAAAATCCTGGTGGTAATGGTGAATTTTCAATCAGAGATTTTCAGTTATTCATTAGCAATATTCGTTTAAGCTTTCCGGGCAATAGCATTTCGGAACAAGAAAGCTATCACCTTATCCGGTTTGACGGGAATAAGGCTTTCCACCAAATGGTTATCCCCAAAATCGAGATTAGTAACCTTAACCAATTAACATTTGGTGTTGGCATAGATCCGAAAGCAAATGGCACACTAATGTTTTCTGGTGACTTAGATCCTAATAGTAGAATGGCTTGGAACTGGCAAGTAGGTTATAAGTTTTTGTTATTGGAAGGTACGTTAACAATAAATAATAACCCACTGCCATTGGTCTATCATATTGGTTTCGACGAGAGTTATACTGAATTAAATTTTGACATATCTGATGAAACTATTTCAAAAGATGGTGTTATTAACCTAAAAATAGATTTACTGCGTTTATTCCAAAACTCCGCACCTGAAAGGAGAAAGTTAGAAAAAACACTATTAACTATTAATCTTGAATATATTGATATGTCTGAAATGCCACATGTAAAATTTTATCCCGAAGATGTAAGAGTAATTGCCAAAGGCTTTCATAAATTCATTAGTCTTATGTAA